Part of the Strix aluco isolate bStrAlu1 chromosome 20, bStrAlu1.hap1, whole genome shotgun sequence genome is shown below.
AGTTCCACAGACAGGCGTATCCTCAACATGTTCCTAAACATCTGCAATGATCTGAGCAAGCTCTGCCACAAGCTGGAAACCACGCATTCCGGTAACACCATAACCAATGGCATTTTGGAGAGATGCAAACTGCTCCTTAGCCACAACAACGACCTGAGCACCATCCGGGCCAAGTAGGTCTCTCCATCAGCTCAGTTTCTTTGGGGCGACTGTCAGTGCTGGGGAACTGTCACAAGAATGCACATTCCCACTTCTCCAGCAGTTCTGTTACAACACCCTTCtggctttagtgagggcacaagGTGCCACCCAGTTTACTAGTCCAGCTGTTGGGAAAACATTGCCAGCCTCCATTCACcagaaggggttttgtttgtttattcattcTTTCTGCTGGTGCATGGAAGGGCACATACAGGCAGGTTAGTCCCTGAAGTCCCACACAATGCTCAGGCAGtttacctcctctttcttcctgcgCCTGCTCTGCACGGAGCTGATTTCTGTGAGGCAAGTGCCTGTATGCACTCTTGAACTCTTCCAGACCTAGCCCCACAGCCAGCAGGCTGCCTTTGGCAGGACTCCCTTCTCAAGACACAATTCTATCCGTGCCTTTTTGTTCTGGGGAAATGGCTGCCTGTGCATTTCTGCTCTTCCTGGGGGGTCTCAGGGCAGCACTGTGGGCTCACCAGGGTTGCATTGCTTGGACTGCTCTGCCAATTGTTTCCTTCTGTCCCACAGATACCCCCATGACGTTGTGAATCACCTGAGCTGTGATGAGGCAAAGAATCATTATGGAGGTGTGGTGAGCCTCATCCCCATCGTTCTAGACTGCATGAAGGAGTGGGTGACCCACACCGAGAAGCTCCCACAGGACGTGCTGCATAACGTGAGTGGTGGAAGTGCTATCCCTGAGAAGAGGGCACCCCAGGAGGCACCAGCTAGGGCAGCCATTTCCCAAAACCCTCCTTCTGTGCACCTCAAAGCTCAGAGCTCAGCTAGAGACAAAGATAATGTGCAAGTGCAGGGGAGTAAGCATGTCCAGAAGAAGCACCTGAATGACACAGAAAACCACAGTGGGAAACTTAAACGTCCCTGGAAACCCCCAGGTAGACACGCCTTTTAAAGGACCAAAGTTCATGCATCTTCTGCTTCCCACCTTTAATCAGATGGCTGATTAAAGACAGTGAAATAAATATTAGAGATCCTTCCTCTCTGAGTGTGCTTTCTGAAGAGTTAGCCCTGGACAAGTACACACTCTTTCCCTTGCTGATGTTTCCGCTCTCCTCCTCGAAGTCATATCCCAACAGAAGTAGCTGTAGCACTACAGCTGCTCCCTTTgaccagcactgcagggagagcTTGGAACAGTCAGGAGCAATCGGGTTCTAATCATGCAGATACGAATCTTGGGCAAGCTACTTGAAATGGGATTTTACACTTTCTCAGACTCCATTCTGAGGAACACCCCCTCACTCGCTGAAGCCGGGGTGTAAAGAGCCTGCGTGCCTGAAGGACGCGATGCAGAGCAGCAAAGGCCTCTCATTATGGATTCAGACCTGTGTTCGAGATTTAGACTCGTCCCTAAAGTTCCCTCACCCCCACTGAAATTACCTGGTTATTTGGACCAAAGAATCAAAGTCTACAGGACACTAATGTCTCCCTTACATGCCACTGGCTACAGAAAAAGTCAGCGTGCTTCAGCTGCACCGACTGTGCTCTGCTGCATCCTCCTGGCAGGTTCTCACACCATTGCCAGTACACACCCCTCAGAACATCTTCCCTTACACATGTTTGACTCCTCTGCTGTCAGAGCTAGAGATGTAAAGGACAACAAACTTCATTTTGCACTTAGTTTGGTGCACT
Proteins encoded:
- the SPACA9 gene encoding sperm acrosome-associated protein 9; protein product: MNEVKEALRNIEQNYKLFLQQQFTFIGALQHTRENAHDMIRPVASISQVQSYMDHHCNSSTDRRILNMFLNICNDLSKLCHKLETTHSGNTITNGILERCKLLLSHNNDLSTIRAKYPHDVVNHLSCDEAKNHYGGVVSLIPIVLDCMKEWVTHTEKLPQDVLHNVSGGSAIPEKRAPQEAPARAAISQNPPSVHLKAQSSARDKDNVQVQGSKHVQKKHLNDTENHSGKLKRPWKPPGRHAF